The Paraburkholderia hospita DNA segment AAACGTGCCGCCTTGCAACGGCAGCGCGCGCGTCTTGCGAAACGCCAGATGCACGCGCGACCCCGGCTCGACGCCCGGAAAGATCACCGTGCGCAGCACGCCGTCCTGGAAGGTCGGCGCGCCCGCCGAACGCGGCTCCTGCACGTCGCGAATGCCGTCCGGTCCTACCGGATGCGCGACGCCGTTGGGATCGATCGTTTCCGCCGCGAGCAGCTGCACCTGCTCGATATCCTTGTTGAACCACACGTAGCGTTGCGCAATATCATCGACACCGCTCGTCGTGTTCGCGCGCAGCACCGTATCGTCGTGTTCCTCGATCGAGCCGTCCTTCTGTACGACGAACAGATGCACGTCGCGCTCGATCGTCGATGGCGGAATGTCGTCGGCTGCGACGCGCTCCTGCGCGTGCACGGCGCCCGCGCCGTATGCGCAGACGATCAGCGGCAACACGGCCGCCGCGCGCAAGCGGTGCGCTCGCCGGCTCATGCCTCGCGCACCGTGTGACGACGCACGGCGAGGTTCGCGCACGCGCCGCGCTGCATGCGCCACGCACGCGGGCTCATGCCGAATTCGACGCGAAACGCGTGATTGAAGTTGGACACGTCGTTAAAGCCGCTATCGAGCGCGATATCGACGATCTTCGTGTCCTCGTCGGCAAGACGCAGCGCCGCATGGCGTAGGCGCGCGCGCAGCACGTATTGATGCGGCGTCACGCCCGTGACGCGCCCGAACGTGCGCAGAAAGTAGAAGTCGGACAGCTCGCACATCTGCGCGAGACTCGAAAGCGTATGCGGCGCATCGGGCGTTTCGTCGATCAGGCGCACGGCCTGCGTGACGCGCGACCATGCGGACGCGCTCGTCGCAATGGCACGCCGCTTCGCATCCGCTTGCGTCGCGCGCAGCGTGGCCCCGGCCAGTTCGACGGCGAGTTCGTCCCATGCCGTGCACGATGCGCGGTCCGTCGCCCCGGCGCACGCCCGCGCGATCAGGCCGGAAAACGCGCGCAACGGCGGCATGCGGCCATGCCGAAACGACGTATCGGAACGAGAAAAACCCGCGTCGGCGGCAATCCGCTCGAAGTACGCAGGCTGATATTGAAACGACACGCAACGGTCGCCGGGCGCATGCCGATGCCCGCATTCGAAGCACTCGCCCGCATTGCCGAGCAGCAGCGAACCCGGCGTGAGCAGCTCGCGCCCCGCCGCCGACCGGTAGCCGAACGCGCCCGCCGCCACGATCGCGATGCAAACGCCCGCGTGCCGCTCCTCGAACGGCCTGTCACGCGGACCGAAGGTGCACAGCACGTCCATCACCGACCAGCCGTCGCCCGCGGCAAGCGCGCGCATCTGCGTGTTGCCGGACGCGCCGAGCCTGTCGCGGCGTGCAAGCGCGGCTTCGAGATCGACGGCAATTTTTCCCAAGATGTCACCTCGGCAGGTCCGTATGCTCGTTTTATCACAACGGCGGCAAGCGCGGCGCGACGCGTTGGCCACCCTTTTTAACCAGGTTCAGCATACGGAGCAACCCGCAATGAATGCATTGGATCACGGTCCCGCTGCCGGGTTTCATGCAGCACTCGCCGCGCCCGGTCGCGCGGCTGACATCGATGCCGCCGACGACCTCTACGGCTGGCTCATCGGCAGTTGGGACATGGACGTGCTGCACTATCGCGTCGACGTGCGCGAGCGGCATCTGACGGGCGAGATTCACTTCGGCTGGGCGCTCGAAGGGCGCGCCGTGCAGGATGTCTGGATCATGCCGCGCCGCGCGGATCGCGGCGTGCGAAGCGACGGCGGCCTCGACATGTACGGTACGACGCTGCGCGTATGGGACGCGTCGATCGAAGCGTGGCGCGTCACCTACATCAACCCGTCAAGCGGACAACGCGACGAATTGATCGGCCGCAAAATCGGCCGCGATATCGTGCAGATCGGCACGCATGCGAACGGCACGCCGATCCGCTGGAACTTCACCGACATCACCGACGATTCGTTCCGCTGGACAGGCGTCGCGCTTGCCGCCGATGGCGTCACGTGGAATCTGGAAGGCGAATTCGTCGCGCGGCGCAGGCGGGGCTAGTGCATTTGCAGCGGGCCGCGCGCGGACTAGGCCTGCCGCAATTCCGCGCCCTCGTCCTTCGACAGCTTCACGAAGAAGAACAGCGAGCACAACACGGCCGCGCCGACGACGAAGAACGCGGGCGAGAAATCGCGCGCAGTGAGATGCGCGGCGCTGCCGCCATGCAGATGCGCGGTCAGCGCGAGCAGCGACGCGCCGAACGCGACACCAAGGCTCACGGAGAGCTGCTGCGCCATGCCGGAGAGCGCCGTCGCGCGGCTCATCTTCGGCTTCGGCATGTCGGAGTAGCCGAGCGTGTTGAGCGTGACCATCGCGAGCGAATTGAACAGGCCGCCCACCAGCAGCGTGCAGAAGATCAGCAGATGCGGCGTGCTGGGCTTGAATAGCCCATAGCACGCATAGAAGCAGCCCGTCATGCAGGTCGCGACGATCAGCAGCGTGCGAAAACCGATGCGCTGAATCGCCTTGGTCATCACGCCGCGCACCGCGAGCGAGCCGACCGCCGTCGCGACGCTCAGCGACCCCGATGTGAGCGGCGACAGGCCGAAGCCCAGTTGCAGCATCAACGGCATCAGGAACGGCGATGCACCAATGCCGATGCGCAGCGGCATGCCGCCGAGCACGGCCGTCCGGTACGCCTTGTAGCGCAGCAGCAAGGGATCGATGATCGCATCGACGTGACGGCGGCTATACAGCCAATACAGCAGCATCGACAGCACGCCCGTGCCCGTGAATGCGAACGTCACCCATTGCGGCACGAGCCCGCGGCCGGCCGTATCCAGCCCGCCGACGAGACCCACGAGGCCCGTCGACAGCAGCACGAAACCGGGCAGATCGAAACGCTCGTCGATGCGCTCATGCGTATCGTCGATGAACGCGAGCGCGCACAGCACGCCGATCACGCCGAACGGCACGTTCAGCAAGAAGATCCAGCGCCACGACGTAATCGTCACCACCACGCCGCCGAGCAGCGGACCGGCAAGCCGCCCCACCGCGCCCGGCACCGTGAACCACACCATCGCCGCGACCATCCGCGCGGGCGGCACGCTGCGCAGCAGAATCAGCCTGCCGACGGGCACCATCATCGCGCCGCCCATGCCCTGCAGCACGCGGAACACGACAAGTTGCGGCAGCGATGTCGCGATCCCGCACAGCGCCGATGCGAGAGAAAACAGCCCGATTGCCGAACAGAACACGCGGCGCGCGCCGAAACGGTCGGCAAGCCAGCCGCTCGCCGGCAGGAACACGGCGAGGCTGAGCAGATAGGAGGTGATCGCGAGATTCAGATGCAGCGCCTCGACGCCAAGCGAACGCGCGATGGAAGGCAGCGCGGTCGCCATGATCGACGTATCGAGGTTTTGCAGGAACAGCGGGCAGGCAACGATCAGCGGAATGATGCGGGCGCGGTCGGTCATCCCGTTCTTTTACCGCAAAACAGCCGCCGATGGCGAGTCCGGCGGCACGCGCGGTGTTACGGTTTGTTGCGCTTGCTACGGCTTGACGAGGCACGTCTCAAGCGCACGGTGCCCGTTAGCGCGCGTCTTCTTCGAGCGCGCGCCGCAACGAAAGCGCGATGCCGCGTGCCGCGAGCGTCACTTCATCGAGCGAAGGGAACGACGGCGCGATGCGCAGGTGCCGGTCTTCGTCGTCGCGTCCATACGGATACGCGGCGCCCGCCGGCGTCAGCACGAGACCGGCCTCGGCCGCGAGCGCGACCGTGCTTTTCGCATAACCCTTCGGCACGTACAGGCTGATGAAATACCCGCCTTCGGGACGATTCCACGACACGCCGGGAATATCGGCGAGCAGCGCTTCGAATGTCGAGACCACGGCGTCGAACTTCGGCCGCAGCAGCGCGCGATGTTTCGCCATCAGGCGTTCAAGCCCTTCGCGGTCGCGCAGAAAGCGCACGTGCCGCAACTGGTTCAGCTTGTCCGGGCCGATCGTGCGCACGCTCATATGCTTTTGCCACCAGCCGATATTGCGCTGCGACGCCGCGAGAAACGCGATGCCGCCGCCCGCCACCGTGACCTTCGACAGCGACGCGAACACCAGCGCGCGGTCCGCATGCCCCGCCCGTTCGCACAGTTCGACGATGTTGGGCGTGCTACGCGGCGTGTCCGTCAGATGATGGAAACGGTACGCGTCGTCCCAGAACAGCCGGAAGTCGCTCGCGGCAGCGGGCAGCGCGGCGAGTCGGTCGACCGTTTCGCGCGACCAGACCGCGCCGCTCGGGTTGCTGTAGAGCGGCATGCACCAGATGCCTTTGATCGAAGCGTCGCTTTTCACATGCGCTTCCACGGCGTCCATGTCGGGGCCGTCCTGAGTCATCGGCACGGGAATCATGCGGATGCCGAGCGCCTCGCAAATCGCGAAATGCCGGTCGTACCCGGGCACCGGGCACAGGAACGCCACTTCACCCTGCTTGCTCCACGGCGCGTGCCCCGGCATGCCGTGCAGCATCGCGAACGCGAGCGCATCGTGCATCAGTTCGAGGCTCGAATTGCCCGCCGCGACCACCTGCGCCGTATCGACATCCAGCAGTTGCGCACCGAACTCGCGCGCCTCGGGCAAGCCCAGCAAATGCCCGTAGTTGCGGCAGTCGATGCCGTCGCGCGACACGAAGCCGGCTGTGCCCGCTTCGTCGAGCAGCGCGCGCGACAGGTCGAGTTGCTCAGGCGACGGCTTGCCTCGCGACATGTCGAGCCGCATCGCAAGCTGCCGGAATTCGTCGTAAGTGGAAGGCGTCGCCATGATGTCCCCGAATGAGCGCGCTCGCATCAGGTATCGAGCGCAGTGTATGAAGCCAGTATGCCGCCGCCCCTGAGTTCAGACAAACGCGTTATATTGAACATTTCGATCAATATTTCTGATACGTACTTCAAGGGGATGCAAGCGGATGAAAGCCCTCGATCTCGACGTGCTCGCGATGTTCGTCGCCATCGCCGACACCGGCAGCTTCGTGCGCGGCGCGGCGCTCGTGCATCGTTCGCAGTCCGCGCTGAGCATGCAGATCCGTTCGCTCGAAACCGCGCTCGGTAAGCCGCTGTTCGTGCGCGGCCCGCGCAGCGTGACGCTCACGCAGGACGGCCAGGTCATGCTCAGCTACGCGCGCCGCATGCTTGCGCTGCGTGATGAAGCGTGGGCATCCGTCGTGCATCCCGACGTGAAAGGCCGCGTCGCGATCGGTGTACCGGACGATTACGCGTCGTCGCTGCTGCCGTCCGTGCTGCGCAACTTCTCGGCGACCTATCCAAAGGTCGAAATCCAGGTGGTCGGCCTGCCGAGCAACGCGCTCGAGCCGCTGCTGAAGGACAACAAGATCGACCTCGCATGCGTGACGCGCGTGAAGGGCTTTGCGGGCGAGTTCATTCGGCTCGAACCGATGGTGTGGGCAGGCACATCCACGGCGGGACGCGAAGTGTGGAAGGAGCGCCCGCTGCCTATCGCGCTGTTCGGCGTGGGCAGCGTCGCGCGCTCGAATGCGATTCAGACGCTGGAGCGCGCGAAGATCACCTATCGCACGTCGTATGAAAGCCCGAGTCTGATGGGCCTGTTCAGCATGGTCGACGCGGGCCTCGCGGTCGCGCCGCTCGCGCGCTGCGCGGTGCCCGAGCGCTTCGTCACGCTCGGCCGCCAGCACGGGCTGCCGAAGCTGCCGGAGCTGGAGATCATCCTTGCGCGCAGCGCGCGCTCGAACCGGCCGCCGTGCGACTATCTGGCCGAGCAGATCCTCAGCGAACTGCGCGACTGAACGAGGCAGCGCGCAGACGAGCGCTTCACATCGCCGCGATCAGGCGTTGCCGCGCCGCGCGATAAGCGCCGCTGTGAACGCCCGAATTCCGCGCCGCGTCGAGCAGGCCGTCGCGAGCCTGTGCGCTGGGGCCGTCGTCGGGAAACCATGTGTCGATGTCGGCCTGCGAGCCATGCTGCCCGGCAGCGCTCCGCGTACGCAGATGCGCGTCAGCGAGCATGCGCTCTTCCCACACCATCAAATGCGCGAGCCGCGCGCAGCGGCTCGCGCGCGCTGTGAACTGCGGCTCGAAACGCGTCTGCGCAATCCAATCGGGGAGTTGCTCGCCCGGCATCGGACGCGCAATCCCGTAGCCCTGCGCGAGATCGACACCGAAGATCCGCAGCGCGTCGAGCAGCGCCGGATCCTCGACGCCCTCGACTACCACCGCCTTGCCGAGCGCCTGCCCAAGCCGCGTCAGATGATGGATGAACGGCAGCACGTCGGCGGCGTCATGATCCTGCAGATCCGCGATGCTACGGTCGATCTTCACGCAATCGAACGGTAACTCGCGCAGCCGGCTCAAGCTGCTATGCCCCGTGCCCAGATCGTCCTGCGCGAAGTCGACGCCGAGCGTCTTGTAACCCGCGATCTGCTTATCGAGCGCGACGCCCTGCGGCAGCGCGCCGGACTCCAGGATTTCGAGCGTCAGCTCGCCCGCCTCGCAGCCGAATTCATCGAACGCGGTGCGCGTCGCGTCGAAGTAGCGCGAATCGCAGAGCGCGGCTGGCGGCAGATTGACCGACACGACGACATCGATGCCCACGCGCCGCCATGCGTTGCGCTGCGTCAGCACCTGCGCGAGGCCGCGCATATACAGCACGAGATGGTCGTCGCTGCCCAGCGACGGGAGAAACTGGCCTGGCGCGATCAGCACGTCGCCGTCGCGCAGCCGCGCGAGCGCTTCGACCTTCGTCACGCGGCCGGCGCGCAGGTCGAGCAGCGGCTGATAG contains these protein-coding regions:
- a CDS encoding EAL domain-containing protein; amino-acid sequence: MSRSISTESGAAPRPVHRRWADMLREDALCMHYQPLLDLRAGRVTKVEALARLRDGDVLIAPGQFLPSLGSDDHLVLYMRGLAQVLTQRNAWRRVGIDVVVSVNLPPAALCDSRYFDATRTAFDEFGCEAGELTLEILESGALPQGVALDKQIAGYKTLGVDFAQDDLGTGHSSLSRLRELPFDCVKIDRSIADLQDHDAADVLPFIHHLTRLGQALGKAVVVEGVEDPALLDALRIFGVDLAQGYGIARPMPGEQLPDWIAQTRFEPQFTARASRCARLAHLMVWEERMLADAHLRTRSAAGQHGSQADIDTWFPDDGPSAQARDGLLDAARNSGVHSGAYRAARQRLIAAM
- a CDS encoding aminotransferase class I/II-fold pyridoxal phosphate-dependent enzyme, yielding MATPSTYDEFRQLAMRLDMSRGKPSPEQLDLSRALLDEAGTAGFVSRDGIDCRNYGHLLGLPEAREFGAQLLDVDTAQVVAAGNSSLELMHDALAFAMLHGMPGHAPWSKQGEVAFLCPVPGYDRHFAICEALGIRMIPVPMTQDGPDMDAVEAHVKSDASIKGIWCMPLYSNPSGAVWSRETVDRLAALPAAASDFRLFWDDAYRFHHLTDTPRSTPNIVELCERAGHADRALVFASLSKVTVAGGGIAFLAASQRNIGWWQKHMSVRTIGPDKLNQLRHVRFLRDREGLERLMAKHRALLRPKFDAVVSTFEALLADIPGVSWNRPEGGYFISLYVPKGYAKSTVALAAEAGLVLTPAGAAYPYGRDDEDRHLRIAPSFPSLDEVTLAARGIALSLRRALEEDAR
- a CDS encoding helix-turn-helix transcriptional regulator translates to MGKIAVDLEAALARRDRLGASGNTQMRALAAGDGWSVMDVLCTFGPRDRPFEERHAGVCIAIVAAGAFGYRSAAGRELLTPGSLLLGNAGECFECGHRHAPGDRCVSFQYQPAYFERIAADAGFSRSDTSFRHGRMPPLRAFSGLIARACAGATDRASCTAWDELAVELAGATLRATQADAKRRAIATSASAWSRVTQAVRLIDETPDAPHTLSSLAQMCELSDFYFLRTFGRVTGVTPHQYVLRARLRHAALRLADEDTKIVDIALDSGFNDVSNFNHAFRVEFGMSPRAWRMQRGACANLAVRRHTVREA
- a CDS encoding LysR substrate-binding domain-containing protein, whose amino-acid sequence is MKALDLDVLAMFVAIADTGSFVRGAALVHRSQSALSMQIRSLETALGKPLFVRGPRSVTLTQDGQVMLSYARRMLALRDEAWASVVHPDVKGRVAIGVPDDYASSLLPSVLRNFSATYPKVEIQVVGLPSNALEPLLKDNKIDLACVTRVKGFAGEFIRLEPMVWAGTSTAGREVWKERPLPIALFGVGSVARSNAIQTLERAKITYRTSYESPSLMGLFSMVDAGLAVAPLARCAVPERFVTLGRQHGLPKLPELEIILARSARSNRPPCDYLAEQILSELRD
- a CDS encoding DHA2 family efflux MFS transporter permease subunit, with amino-acid sequence MTDRARIIPLIVACPLFLQNLDTSIMATALPSIARSLGVEALHLNLAITSYLLSLAVFLPASGWLADRFGARRVFCSAIGLFSLASALCGIATSLPQLVVFRVLQGMGGAMMVPVGRLILLRSVPPARMVAAMVWFTVPGAVGRLAGPLLGGVVVTITSWRWIFLLNVPFGVIGVLCALAFIDDTHERIDERFDLPGFVLLSTGLVGLVGGLDTAGRGLVPQWVTFAFTGTGVLSMLLYWLYSRRHVDAIIDPLLLRYKAYRTAVLGGMPLRIGIGASPFLMPLMLQLGFGLSPLTSGSLSVATAVGSLAVRGVMTKAIQRIGFRTLLIVATCMTGCFYACYGLFKPSTPHLLIFCTLLVGGLFNSLAMVTLNTLGYSDMPKPKMSRATALSGMAQQLSVSLGVAFGASLLALTAHLHGGSAAHLTARDFSPAFFVVGAAVLCSLFFFVKLSKDEGAELRQA